ccctgggccaccgaagtggaacgtgtgcacttaaccgctgtgccaccgggccggccctgagaaGAGCCTTTAACATGGAAGATGGAAACCTACGCAGATGAAAAGTAACTTGTAAACAAAAGCCTTCCGGGAGAAGGACACTtaaaaaccagacacaaaaacacCTATCTGCCCAAAGGGGAAGATGCGTGTCCATGAAACGGCAGAATGCTGAGGAAGAACAGTCAGGGTACAGAAAAGAGCTCCTGGAcatgaaaaatgaacatttaaaaagctCCTGGACAGTAAAACcaattcaacattttaaaaagagctcttaggggctggcctggtggcacagtggttaagtgcacacattctgcttcggcggcccggggttcaccagtttggatcccgggtgcagacacggcactgcttgggaagccatgctgtggcaggcatcccacacataaagtagaggaagatgggcacggatgttagctcagggccagtcttgctcagcaaaaagaggaggattggcagtagttagctcagggcaactcttcctaaaaagagctcttagaaattttcttcaaaaataaagaactcatggGGCCggacctgtggccgagtggttaagtttgcgcgctctgcttcagtggcccagggtttgctggttcggaacctgggtgcggacatggcaccacttatcaggccatgctgaggcagcatcccacatgccacaactagaaggacccacaactaaaatacacaactatgtaccacggggctttggggagaaaaaggaaaaataaaatcttttaaaaaataaataagtaaaaacaaataaagaactCAATAGAAGGGTTAGAAGATAAGTGAGGCAATCTCCCAGAAAGGACAGcaaaaagacagagatggaaaacaggacagagaagggaaggtactcagagggccagcccaggaggGCCAAAGTCCAATAATGAGAATTCCAGAAAAAATCAACTAACTAGTTCAAAAAGAAATATGCCCAAACTGAAGGACAACCttggaagctagaagacaataGAGTGATGCCTTCAAAGGAAAATCATTTGCAATCTAGAATTTCAGTCTAGAATTCCATACCCAGCAAAGCTATTGGTCAAGTGTGAAGGCAGAATAAAGGCATTTCAGGCTTGTGCCAAAACAAACACCTCTTGCACACCCTTCCTCAAGGAGCCACTGGGAGATGGCTCCACCAAACCATGAAAGAGGGAACGTGGGATATAGGAAGCAGGAGATCTCGGGCACGAGCCCAGCAAGTGGAGTCCCAGGAGGGTGGTGGAGGGAGAGCCCAGGCTGGCCGCTGTGCACCAGACATACAGGGAAAACAGCCCACCCTGGGGACCCAGTGACTTGAGAGACGGGCACATTGAGGACCTGCCACCAAGATCCCTCTCCCTCTGTAACATCTTTTGATGCCCACATACGGTGCTGAGAACCTGGTCTAGGTTCTTGTCTAGACCTGGCTTAACCACATGCTAAGGAAGTTCTGCTCTCTCCTCCATGTCCTGCTGCCTGGATCAGCTGAGGACCCTCATTATACCTCCAAGAAGTATCTTCTCCTTTGACCTACTCCTGGGGGCTAGAGGTGGGCGATTGTGTGCCTAGAAGCAGAAACTCAGAGCAGCCCACttgctgtgttttttctttctttcttgtcttttcttttcttttttttttttgctgaggaagatttgccctaagctaacatctgctgccaattttcctctttttgtatgtgagctgccaccacagcatagctactgacagacaagtgatgtgggtctgcacctgggaactgaacccaggccgctgaaacagagtgcacgaaacttaaccactaggccactggggctggccctcactcTGTGTTCTTGCAGATGTCCACCTGGTCCTCTGCCCAGATGCCCGATTAGAGCCCTTATGACCTGGCCCACTGACTTCCCTGAAAGGGGCTCTTCCAAATGTGTGGTGCCTTTCCCACACACATTCTGAAGTGTCTTGGCTCCCCTGGGAACACCTCCAGTCTCACCTGGGCTCCAGCCGCTCCTTCACCTTGGCGATGGAACGAACATAGGGCGTGATCTGCTTGGTGACGGTGGTCAGGTAGGCATTCTCCTGCTTCAGCTGGAGAAGGTcatggagctgggctggggggccAAGGCCAGAGCATTGGGTCTTGGCTTCAGATTTTAACTCTCAAACCTCACACCTAAGTATCCCAACTATTTCAGTGATCACCTCTTTAATCAAAGAGTGAGGTCAGACTTGTGGGGGCATTCTACTTACTGAATCCTGACCTCAGATGCATCATTTTGGGGCCAGTTGGCAGCTGTGAGGCAAAGTCAAGAGCTAAGGGGAGGAGCATGGGGGTTGGTGTCTGGTTAGTGGGTAACTCATTCCTGCCCCTGCTAGCACGTGTGTTAGCTCCAGGACAGGGGTGCACCCAGAAGCAGCTGCGTGGGACCTTCATAAATCTCCTGCTCGTTCGCCACCCGCTGGGAGGATTCCTCCCAAATCTGAAAGAGAAAGTAAGCTGGATGTCGCATGGGGCGAGTTGTAATTTCCATGGTGGCATTTTTATCCTCTAGCTACTCAGAGCCTTATGGGACCCCTAGCCAGTTCATGTGGTTCCAGGCAGCAGACCAGCTTCTAGAGCCTGGCACATGAGGGCCCCCTGGGGCACCAGGCCAAGGTCCTCGTTCTCCCCCTTCCTGTCTTGGAGTGGCCCATGTATGTGCTGACGGTGGGGCTGCAGGCGAGTTGGGTGTCTTGGGAGGGGCTACCTCCTGGAAGACCGCTCTCATGCCCTCCACGGAAGTGTACTCCGAGGCGATCTGCGCATCCACCTGCAGGGACTTGTGCAGGATGTCTCCCATGATCTCGGCCTTGATGAGCGAGTGGTGCTTGGTGAGGTCCCGGTGCAACTCCTGCACCTGGTCCTTCAGGTTCTGCATCTCCGTCTGCAGGCGCTGTGCAGAGAGCCCGTGTGAGCACCTGTGGTTCCTGCAGGCTGTGTCCACTGCCAGGGActcagagggatggcttccaGGCTGGGTGACCAGGACTAGATTAGGCCATCGCTGCACCTTGATGAGGACAGGCTGAAGCCTTTCCCAGCCTGCAGGTACCTGGCCCCCCTCACCTGGTAAGAGTCCTCATAGTGGCGACAGTGTTCCGTGAAGGGTGTATCCTCGCCCTCGGCCAGCAGCACCTTGGTGCTAATGGACCGGTGCAGCGTGGGCTTTTGGACTGGTGACTTCAACATCTTTCCCACCGGGGAAGGGCAGCTGGGCCCCATCAGCACCTTGGGGCCTGAGCCCCCTGCTAGCCTAGGGGGAGAACCAGTGTGGATGCAGGTGTGCGGCTGGGAGGGTCTGCCCCCCATCCCTGCAGCCTCCCAGGGCTCTCTCAACCTGGACGAACATCAGAACCAGGTGGGAGCCCTGCAAAAGCCTGATGCAAGGCCGCACCCAAGGCCAGGACATCAgcatggtatttaaaaaaatctccaggGTGATGTCAGTGTTTAGAAAGAGTCCCTCAGGATGTCATCAGGGCTAGTCCGGAGTAAACGGTATCTTCACTCACACACACTGGACCTTGCCAGTTGGGCCTGATGCCCAGTCTCCCTTGACTGCGGCTCTCGGGCCTTTGGCACACATGTCCAGCTTGGGTATTTCTCCCAATtcctcctggggaggggagggaggtgtctTTGCTCTCCAGTCTAGGGTCCTGGAAGTCAGGCCCCACCCCAAGCTGCCCCTTCCCTTCCATCCTCAGGCACCACGCCTGGCAGCCACAATCGAGGCTGGTTGGGGGCAGCCCCCACATCCTCTCCGTCTTCCCGGAGTGGCCGGGGCAGGCTCTGCTCCAGGTCTGCCATGGGCTTCCCATCTGAGGCAGCCCTGACGGCTGTTTCTCGGCTGGGCGGACTCGCCCTCCCCCGTGGCCATCGTCAGTGCCCAGACCCTGCGCTGGGAACTCAGCGAGGCGGAAAGGCCGGTGCTTGGCTTTTCCTGGCCACTTGGCGGCCCTCCCTGCCCGATGGGGACCTTGTGCCATCCGGGTCCCCCCACCCCGGCCCGTCCCTGTGGCGGAGAGGGCACCCCCGCTGCTCACGTGTGGGGGCCACCCCCAGCACCTGCCGCCCCGTGCggtgccagcagcagcagcggctccagGCAGCGCGCGAACTCAGCGCGGTGGTCGCTGGCGATCTGAGGGGTGGGACGCGGCCATGAGGCAGCCTCCACACCCTGCCggcccggcccccggcccccggcccccggTCCCCGGTCCCCGGGCCGCCTGCGCACCTTGCTGCTCTGCGCAGGCCGGAGGCGGTGCGGCCGGGTGACGACGCCCTGCAGCCTCTCCATCAGCTCCTGCGCAGGTGGGCGGGAGGGCGCTCAGGGGTGGAAGGTGGGGGTGACAGCGAGCGGGGAGGCCCGAGGGCAAGCCTATCTTTGGCAGTTTACCTGATGTCCGTTGGAGGCTCCAAGCCGTCCCTGAGACTGATCTggaaccccaccccaccctgcccccaaaTCCACAGGAAAGGTTAAGGTAGCCAACTCCAGTGGACACTCTGCAGGTGAGGGAGTGGAGGCTTATGTTCCCTTCCAGGATTGCTGTCCTTTTAAAAGGGACTCAGCTGGCCCCTTGAGGGTTTGTAGATGATGGCATGGAGGAGGGAAAGGTAAGCCCAGGGACCCCTGTCCAGTCCTCCAGGTGACAGGCTGCCAAGCCCTGAGATGGCAGTCTGGGGTGCGCAGGATGGgctcctggtggggaggggagacccTGCAGGAACTGGGGGTACTCACGTAGCCGAGGTCCAGGAACTCGGCCTTGTTGGCCAAGCTGAGAAAGGAAGAGCAGATGACCAGGTGAACCTGCGAGAGGGACACTGCTCAGTGCCTGGCCCGGGAAGGGGGCCCTGGGGCCGGGGTGCCCAGCTCTGCACCCCTAGCTCCCCTTACCTGCAGGGTGGGCAGCAGAGTGGCCAAGTGGGCGAGCTGCTCCTTGAAGGCCTTGTCCTTCTCTTCAtactggctgggggaggggcaggcagcctCATCTCCAAGGGGAGGGCTGCCCACCCCCACCTAGGGGGGGCCTCAGAACCGGGCAGTTCCATCTCCCCACCAGCTTTGTGTGTCCTTCCCTGTCACCCTTCCGTGCACCCTGAACCACTCTGCCCTCCTCATCAGGTGGACACCTGGATGTCTTGCTCcccagggaggggcggggcctgcccaggcccaggctgtGAGCTAGGTATATGGATGGAGGCcaaggggcagggggtggggaccCTGCCACCACTCACCTCTGCACAGCCTGCAGCAGCAGCGCTTTCCTCTCTGCCAGTTTGTCCTGGGAGAGACAGTCTGCTACTGACTGAGCATTCCAGCCCTGCCACCTCCCAGCACCCTCCCACTCCCCTGGGCCCAAGCCACACAGCTGGTTGGGCCGGCTATCCCTCCGCCCTACCTGCCCTGCTACCTGAGCCAGAGGCCTTCCTTCCTGCATCCCACTGCCTGAGAGCCCTATGCCCTCaccttaaatgtcacctcctgggggaagtcttccctgaccacccccccccaaccccacccttgCAGTACCAGCCTCGGGCAGGCCCGGCACCCCCTCTGGAATTCTCCCCAAAAATGATTAACTCCTGGAAGTAGCTCAGTGCTTGGGTCCAACGCTTGCAGCCCTACTACGCTGAAACTCCACAAGGGCTCCCTGGGTCTGGGCTAGGTCGTGGTGCCAGCCCACGGCTGATGAGGGCGCTCGGCCTATGGCTGTCATCCCCCCTACGCCTCACCTGCATGCTGCCGAAGAGGGCGTGGATGGCAGCCTCCTCCTCGGCGGCGCTGCGGCGCACCTCCTCCACCATGGCCTGCAGCAGCGCGATGGCCTCCCGCGTGGCCGTCTGCAGGGCCTTCACGGCCTGGGGACAGGGCGGCCTCAAGCTTGTGGACGCTCTGGTCCCCGAGCCGGCCCCAGCGCAGCGGGCACTCCATGCTCACCAGCACCGCCTGCTCCAGCCGCTCGCAGCCCTGCACGTACGCCGACTCGAGGTCCACGCAGTGCGCCCGGCTCTCCCTGCCAGGAGCCCGCGAATGAGGTCCGCTCCCAGCCGCCCCCTGACCCCCTCACCTCCCGCTCCCTCTACCCACCCCTGCATGTCCCGGAAGCAGCAGATGCACAGCAGCGACTTCTTGTCCGTGGAGAACATGATGTAGGGCTCGGCGTGCAGCGCTGCGGCGAGGGGGGCGGTGAGGGCTCGGGCAGGGCCTGCCGGCGGCCCGGGCCCCGCCCCTGGTCCCGGTCCCCACCCCGCACGCTGTACTCACTGCACTTCGGAAGCACGTCGCGGCTGCGCTGGCCCAGTGCTACGATGTCGTGGCACGCAAACATGCGTGCCCGGTGCGTCTCGTCGCGGCAGCGCGCGCACAGCGGCTGCCCGCATGTGTTGCAGAAGTACGTGGTCTCCGCGTCCTGCAGACAGACCTGGGGCTCAGCCCGCCCAGGGGCCGCGCGGGAACTGCAGCCTCCGCATGTCATTGTGCGCCTCGGTCCCAGCCCGGGGCAGGTGCGTGGCCAAATGCAGCCCTTTCGTGCAATCCCGACGCCCAGCGCTCTAATATACCCAGTT
This genomic interval from Equus quagga isolate Etosha38 chromosome 5, UCLA_HA_Equagga_1.0, whole genome shotgun sequence contains the following:
- the RNF207 gene encoding RING finger protein 207 isoform X6, with translation MFACHDIVALGQRSRDVLPKCTLHAEPYIMFSTDKKSLLCICCFRDMQGESRAHCVDLESAYVQGCERLEQAVLAVKALQTATREAIALLQAMVEEVRRSAAEEEAAIHALFGSMQDKLAERKALLLQAVQSQYEEKDKAFKEQLAHLATLLPTLQVHLVICSSFLSLANKAEFLDLGYELMERLQGVVTRPHRLRPAQSSKIASDHRAEFARCLEPLLLLAPHGAAGAGGGPHTLAGGSGPKVLMGPSCPSPVGKMLKSPVQKPTLHRSISTKVLLAEGEDTPFTEHCRHYEDSYQPGSHPSESLAVDTACRNHRCSHGLSAQRLQTEMQNLKDQVQELHRDLTKHHSLIKAEIMGDILHKSLQVDAQIASEYTSVEGMRAVFQEIWEESSQRVANEQEIYEAQLHDLLQLKQENAYLTTVTKQITPYVRSIAKVKERLEPRFLAPADDQSEHPQNMYDDSVSGDTQARNDPVSVTEKREKTSEPRANSRTPNSLTEEPPLKNKDPHRPKLRSGGDVPTWRERPT
- the RNF207 gene encoding RING finger protein 207 isoform X4; the encoded protein is MSGAIFTPLEGPGALDAASGHPLVCPLCHAQYERPCLLDCFHDFCAGCLRGRAADGRLACPLCQHQTVVKGPSGLPPVDRLLQFLVDSSGDGMEVVCCANCDLECSKQDAETTYFCNTCGQPLCARCRDETHRARMFACHDIVALGQRSRDVLPKCTLHAEPYIMFSTDKKSLLCICCFRDMQGESRAHCVDLESAYVQGCERLEQAVLAVKALQTATREAIALLQAMVEEVRRSAAEEEAAIHALFGSMQDKLAERKALLLQAVQSQYEEKDKAFKEQLAHLATLLPTLQVHLVICSSFLSLANKAEFLDLGYELMERLQGVVTRPHRLRPAQSSKIASDHRAEFARCLEPLLLLAPHGAAGAGGGPHTLAGGSGPKVLMGPSCPSPVGKMLKSPVQKPTLHRSISTKVLLAEGEDTPFTEHCRHYEDSYQPGSHPSESLAVDTACRNHRCSHGLSAQRLQTEMQNLKDQVQELHRDLTKHHSLIKAEIMGDILHKSLQVDAQIASEYTSVEGMRAVFQEIWEESSQRVANEQEIYEAQLHDLLQLKQENAYLTTVTKQITPYVRSIAKVKERLEPRFLAPADDQSEHPQNMYDDSVSGDTQAR
- the RNF207 gene encoding RING finger protein 207 isoform X5, producing the protein MTCGGCSSRAAPGRAEPQVCLQDAETTYFCNTCGQPLCARCRDETHRARMFACHDIVALGQRSRDVLPKCTLHAEPYIMFSTDKKSLLCICCFRDMQGESRAHCVDLESAYVQGCERLEQAVLAVKALQTATREAIALLQAMVEEVRRSAAEEEAAIHALFGSMQDKLAERKALLLQAVQSQYEEKDKAFKEQLAHLATLLPTLQVHLVICSSFLSLANKAEFLDLGYELMERLQGVVTRPHRLRPAQSSKIASDHRAEFARCLEPLLLLAPHGAAGAGGGPHTLAGGSGPKVLMGPSCPSPVGKMLKSPVQKPTLHRSISTKVLLAEGEDTPFTEHCRHYEDSYQPGSHPSESLAVDTACRNHRCSHGLSAQRLQTEMQNLKDQVQELHRDLTKHHSLIKAEIMGDILHKSLQVDAQIASEYTSVEGMRAVFQEIWEESSQRVANEQEIYEAQLHDLLQLKQENAYLTTVTKQITPYVRSIAKVKERLEPRFLAPADDQSEHPQNMYDDSVSGDTQARNDPVSVTEKREKTSEPRANSRTPNSLTEEPPLKNKDPHRPKLRSGGDVPTWRERPT
- the RNF207 gene encoding RING finger protein 207 isoform X3, with the protein product MSGAIFTPLEGPGALDAASGHPLVCPLCHAQYERPCLLDCFHDFCAGCLRGRAADGRLACPLCQHQTVVKGPSGLPPVDRLLQFLVDSSGDGMEVVCCANCDLECSKQDAETTYFCNTCGQPLCARCRDETHRARMFACHDIVALGQRSRDVLPKCTLHAEPYIMFSTDKKSLLCICCFRDMQGESRAHCVDLESAYVQGCERLEQAVLAVKALQTATREAIALLQAMVEEVRRSAAEEEAAIHALFGSMQDKLAERKALLLQAVQSLANKAEFLDLGYELMERLQGVVTRPHRLRPAQSSKIASDHRAEFARCLEPLLLLAPHGAAGAGGGPHTLAGGSGPKVLMGPSCPSPVGKMLKSPVQKPTLHRSISTKVLLAEGEDTPFTEHCRHYEDSYQPGSHPSESLAVDTACRNHRCSHGLSAQRLQTEMQNLKDQVQELHRDLTKHHSLIKAEIMGDILHKSLQVDAQIASEYTSVEGMRAVFQEIWEESSQRVANEQEIYEAQLHDLLQLKQENAYLTTVTKQITPYVRSIAKVKERLEPRFLAPADDQSEHPQNMYDDSVSGDTQARNDPVSVTEKREKTSEPRANSRTPNSLTEEPPLKNKDPHRPKLRSGGDVPTWRERPT
- the RNF207 gene encoding RING finger protein 207 isoform X1, coding for MSGAIFTPLEGPGALDAASGHPLVCPLCHAQYERPCLLDCFHDFCAGCLRGRAADGRLACPLCQHQTVVKGPSGLPPVDRLLQFLVDSSGDGMEVVCCANCDLECSKQDAETTYFCNTCGQPLCARCRDETHRARMFACHDIVALGQRSRDVLPKCTLHAEPYIMFSTDKKSLLCICCFRDMQGESRAHCVDLESAYVQGCERLEQAVLAVKALQTATREAIALLQAMVEEVRRSAAEEEAAIHALFGSMQDKLAERKALLLQAVQSQYEEKDKAFKEQLAHLATLLPTLQVHLVICSSFLSLANKAEFLDLGYELMERLQGVVTRPHRLRPAQSSKIASDHRAEFARCLEPLLLLAPHGAAGAGGGPHTLAGGSGPKVLMGPSCPSPVGKMLKSPVQKPTLHRSISTKVLLAEGEDTPFTEHCRHYEDSYQPGSHPSESLAVDTACRNHRCSHGLSAQRLQTEMQNLKDQVQELHRDLTKHHSLIKAEIMGDILHKSLQVDAQIASEYTSVEGMRAVFQEIWEESSQRVANEQEIYEAQLHDLLQLKQENAYLTTVTKQITPYVRSIAKVKERLEPRFLAPADDQSEHPQNMYDDSVSGDTQARNDPVSVTEKREKTSEPRANSRTPNSLTEEPPLKNKDPHRPKLRSGGDVPTWRERPT
- the RNF207 gene encoding RING finger protein 207 isoform X2, with the protein product MSGAIFTPLEGPGALDAASGHPLVCPLCHAQYERPCLLDCFHDFCAGCLRGRAADGRLACPLCQHQTVVKGPSGLPPVDRLLQFLVDSSGDGMEVVCCANCDLECSKQDAETTYFCNTCGQPLCARCRDETHRARMFACHDIVALGQRSRDVLPKCTLHAEPYIMFSTDKKSLLCICCFRDMQGESRAHCVDLESAYVQGCERLEQAVLAVKALQTATREAIALLQAMVEEVRRSAAEEEAAIHALFGSMQDKLAERKALLLQAVQSQYEEKDKAFKEQLAHLATLLPTLQVHLVICSSFLSLANKAEFLDLGYELMERLQGVVTRPHRLRPAQSSKIASDHRAEFARCLEPLLLLAPHGAAGAGGGPHTLAGGSGPKVLMGPSCPSPVGKMLKSPVQKPTLHRSISTKVLLAEGEDTPFTEHCRHYEDSYQRLQTEMQNLKDQVQELHRDLTKHHSLIKAEIMGDILHKSLQVDAQIASEYTSVEGMRAVFQEIWEESSQRVANEQEIYEAQLHDLLQLKQENAYLTTVTKQITPYVRSIAKVKERLEPRFLAPADDQSEHPQNMYDDSVSGDTQARNDPVSVTEKREKTSEPRANSRTPNSLTEEPPLKNKDPHRPKLRSGGDVPTWRERPT